The genome window CGGCCCAACatggcggcggcgccgctcccgcccggcgCGGGCCCGGATCGCCGGCGGCACCGGGGGCAGATCCACGGGGAGATCTATCCATCCGTGCGGCGGGCTCTCTGTGCCCTTGGATTGAGCTGTTCTCGGCGCGCTGTTCTTCTGTGGAGCCGCGGATCCCGCCGCGGGGTCGGCGCAGGGCGGGCAGGGTGTGGCGGGCGCGGCGGTGGCTCCGCGGTTCACTCACACTGCGGGCTGCCTGTGTTTCGTGTCCCCCCAGCTGCGGGAGTACAAGGTGGTTGGGCGGTGCCTGCCCACGCCGAAATGCACGACCCCTCCTCTGTACCGCATGCGGATCTTTGCTCCGAACCACGTCGTCGCCAAGTCCCGATTCTGGTACTTCGTCTCTcagctgaagaagatgaagaagtCTTCTGGAGAGATTGTGTACTGTGGCCAGGTGCGTGATTCCAGCTGGTGTATGTGAAAGGAATTTTTAGGAATTGCTGTTATTGGGACTGAGACTGAAATTCATTCATCTGTCAGTTGCTGTAAAAAGAAGTGAGAAATCTCTTTTTTGAAAGTGGTGGTATATGTCCTGTAAACTAAATAGAAACTTCCCAACATTTCAGAATTATGAACCATGTCACTAGTCAGCGCTGCTGTCTTATTCTTGGATTTGCTTCATTGGCCAGTATACCTTTTAAGAGACATCTGGACATTCATAATAGTGGGAGAGTGGACGTTTATATGCTTATACTCTTCTGCCTTGATTGTTCTTACTTCAAGAACATTCTTTAGAGCTGAAgtcttgtatttttctttccatgatgAATTACTAAAACTCTACAGTCTGAATTACCCAGACATAAATCCACTTATGCTGTTAGAGGTAAAGAGAGCAAAGAATTGTTTTTGACAGTAAAACTTAGAACAGGATTTCATTAGAgctctaaaatatttattcttaaaaGTGTAAAGTGGCAACAGCGCATTGTCTCTAACCATTTTCATGCTCTTCTGTTATTCCAGGTGTATGAGAAGTCCCCTCTGCGAGTAAAAAATTTTGGTATCTGGTTGCGCTATGATTCTCGTAGTGGAACCCACAACATGTACAGGGAGTACAGAGATTTGACCACAGCTGGTGCTGTCACTCAGTGCTGTAAGTATCTGTAAATGAGGTATAAATGATAGCATCAGTATATAACAGAAGATTGAATCTCAAACTGAGCATGAAGTGTGCTGACTTAATCCATGGTAAGATAactaaaacactggaaaaataaagtaagGGGTTGCCAGATAATTCCATGGTTgtttatgtatgtatatgtggaATCTTATTTGTTACCAGTCTTTATACAGTGTCACTGACTGAAAATATTCCCACTTCATCCTGGTGTGACTTTCTACAATTCTAGTAATGAGTTTTACCCTACAAACTGAGAGTATAATGATCAGTATAGTGATCTTTTAGGTGCTATATGTATTTCTTGCActattatttattgttttatgaTAATTGAATATATATTGCAAAGTCTTGTGGAGAGAATATTTCAGATATCATGTGGAAAATACTA of Pseudopipra pipra isolate bDixPip1 chromosome 5, bDixPip1.hap1, whole genome shotgun sequence contains these proteins:
- the RPL18A gene encoding large ribosomal subunit protein eL20, whose product is MKASGTLREYKVVGRCLPTPKCTTPPLYRMRIFAPNHVVAKSRFWYFVSQLKKMKKSSGEIVYCGQVYEKSPLRVKNFGIWLRYDSRSGTHNMYREYRDLTTAGAVTQCYRDMGARHRARAHSIQIMKVEEIAASKCRRPAVKQFHDSKIKFPLPHRVLRRQHKPRFTTKRPNTFY